A region of Lycium barbarum isolate Lr01 chromosome 1, ASM1917538v2, whole genome shotgun sequence DNA encodes the following proteins:
- the LOC132641721 gene encoding small ribosomal subunit protein uS5x-like — MAERGGERGGFGRGFGGRGGRGGDRGRGGRGGRRPRRESEEEKWVPVTKLGRLVKDGKIRSLEQIYLHSLPIKEFQIIDLLIGPSLKDEVMKIMPVQKQTRAGQRTRFKAFVVVGDGNGHVGLGVKCSKEVATAIRGAIILAKLSVIPVRRGYWGNKIGKPHTVPCKVTGKCGSVTVRMVPAPRGAGIVAARVPKKVLQFAGIEDVFTSSRGSTKTLGNFVKATFDCLMKTYGFLTPDFWKETRFTKSPFQEYFDILGKPASKVIVYSTEEAPAERVAEA; from the exons ATGGCTGAAAGAGGTGGCGAGAGAGGAGGATTTGGCCGTGGATTTGGTGGTCGTGGGGGAAGAGGCGGTGACCGGGGCCGCGGTGGTCGTGGTGGTCGCCGTCCCCGTCGCGAATCTGAGGAAGAAAAATGGGTCCCCGTCACCAAACTTGGCCGCCTCGTTAAAGACGGTAAAATCCGGTCCCTGGAACAAATCTACCTCCACTCACTCCCCATCAAAGAATTCCAGATCATAGACTTGCTTATTGGTCCATCACTTAAAGATGAAGTAATGAAAATCATGCCGGTTCAGAAACAAACCCGGGCGGGTCAAAGAACCCGGTTTAAAgcgtttgttgttgttggtgatgGAAATGGACATGTTGGGTTAGGCGTTAAGTGTTCTAAAGAAGTGGCTACTGCTATACGTGGCGCGATTATATTGGCTAAGTTATCGGTTATTCCTGTAAGGAGAGGGTATTGGGGGAATAAGATTGGGAAACCACATACTGTGCCGTGTAAAGTTACTGGGAAATGTGGGAGTGTtactgttaggatggttcctGCTCCACGTGGTGCGGGTATTGTTGCTGCACGTGTTCCTAAGAAGGTGCTTCAGTTTGCGGGTATTGAGGATGTTTTTACGTCGTCTCGTGGGTCCACTAAAACACTGGGAAACTTTGTTAAG GCGACCTTTGACTGTTTAATGAAGACATATGGTTTCCTTACCCCAGATTTCTGGAAGGAGACTCGCTTCACCAAGTCTCCTTTCCAAGAGTACTTTGATATCTTGGGAAAGCCTGCATCAAAGGTTATTGTCTACAGCACTGAGGAGGCTCCTGCTGAAAGGGTGGCTGAGGCTTGA